From Rhizobium sp. NZLR1, a single genomic window includes:
- a CDS encoding CsbD family protein, whose protein sequence is MGSTSDKISGKANEIAGKTKQAVGKATDDREMQAKGTVQEAKGKGQVATGKVKDKLKGAVDRL, encoded by the coding sequence ATGGGTAGCACCAGCGACAAGATTTCCGGCAAGGCAAACGAAATTGCCGGCAAGACCAAGCAGGCCGTCGGCAAAGCCACGGATGATCGCGAAATGCAGGCCAAGGGCACCGTTCAGGAAGCCAAAGGCAAGGGGCAGGTCGCAACCGGTAAGGTCAAGGACAAGCTCAAGGGCGCCGTCGACCGGCTCTGA
- a CDS encoding YqgE/AlgH family protein, whose product MSLSTLKNRRERGFFDGQFLIAMPGIEDRNFARTVIYICAHSDAGAMGFVINRPQNLTFTDVLLHLDMIKQEDSIVLPKRARDFPIQTGGPVESGRGFVLHSDDYSSDSSIPVSDDICLTATLDIVRAISKGDGPTRATMLLGYSSWSAGQLENEVVNNGWLTCAANEELIFDRSLDDKYERALAGMGVTAAMLSAEAGHA is encoded by the coding sequence ATGTCCTTATCGACGCTGAAGAACAGACGGGAACGTGGCTTCTTCGATGGCCAGTTCCTCATCGCCATGCCCGGCATCGAAGACCGCAATTTTGCGCGCACGGTGATCTATATCTGCGCTCATTCGGATGCCGGCGCCATGGGCTTCGTCATCAACCGCCCGCAGAACCTCACCTTCACCGATGTGCTGCTGCATCTCGATATGATCAAGCAGGAAGATTCGATCGTGCTGCCGAAGCGAGCGCGCGACTTCCCGATCCAGACCGGCGGCCCGGTGGAAAGCGGCCGCGGCTTCGTGCTGCATTCGGACGATTACTCCAGCGATTCCTCGATCCCCGTCAGCGACGACATCTGCCTGACGGCGACGCTCGACATCGTACGTGCCATCTCCAAGGGCGATGGGCCAACGCGCGCGACGATGCTGCTCGGCTATTCCTCCTGGTCGGCCGGCCAGCTGGAAAACGAGGTCGTCAACAATGGCTGGCTCACCTGCGCGGCCAATGAGGAACTGATCTTCGACCGCAGCCTCGACGACAAATACGAGCGGGCGCTCGCCGGCATGGGTGTTACCGCTGCCATGCTTTCGGCCGAAGCCGGGCATGCCTGA